AGGTGCGAACGGCTCGTCCACAGTATGTTGCTGTTTGTACCGCGGATAGAGTCTTTGCCGTCCAAAGAAAGCAtggaaatgcgcgcattgttgagttgcgcgacgcggttGGCAAACACAAACTTGTGCTTATTCGCTTCCTCTTTTGGCTTAAATTCAGCGCGAATGCTCCGCAAAAGCCCGTCGGCCATGTCGTGCTGTGTAGTAGATGCAatcggcgtgctgcgccagtAAATGGGCACATGCCGGCCCACGGTTGCTCGAAGAGATTCAGTCATATCAACCATACGCGAGCGCCAAAGCTTGAGTCTTGCGGGACTGAGATCCGAGTAGGCCGGCCTGTTCTCACGTTCGTCTTCCATGGCCCACATGGCCAGGTCCCAGAGGCTGGAGGAGAAGATGACCATGTCGGGTgcagtgcggcggcgcatatCCGGAATTAATGGCATTGGCGAATTCATCGCTTCCAAGTACGGCTTCAACAGATAAGACATGCGCGTTTCAAAAAGTgtgggcggcgcatacTCTGGCTGCTGACGCCATATGTCGTGAATGTCTGTGCCAAAGTGGTAAAACGTGCTCAGTAAAATGTCGTAGGTCGGCTCGTAGCAGTAGTGTCCAAGCGTTGTGTCCGCGGGCGGATGGCCTCCAAAAGCGTAGGTATTAAGTGACTGGCCCCACACGTGTCCGCTGGTGACTGGCTCGGCAGAGCGACCCAACATTGTGCAGACGCTCTCGAGCAATGTACGGTCTACAACATCGCCCACAAGTAGCACCGTCTTATTCGCAAGCACTTGTTGAAGCTCTTCACGGCGCGTCTCAGACACAGAGttcgagcgcagcgaaaCCACGGGGCTTGTCGAAGGAATGGGCACGGACGACAAAAAGTCGCTCAGTAATTTTGACGCCTCGCACGACTCGTCAAGCGGCTGCCAGACAGGAAACGGCAAGTGGTCGACAAAGCCAGGTTTTGAAAAACTGTCACACTCTCCTGTGCTCATAACGCGGTCGTAGGACACACTGCCTCCGGGAACACCCGCCAATGAGCTCAGCAGCGAAGAAACAAAGAACAGGAGCGACAAGACTGGCGTAAGTACGCTTTAAAAAATGAACACACACCTGTCAATCCAATACCAATCTGATGCACCTTTACATCggagcgcgctgctgtgctgGCGCGTCCGCCAGACAATACGCGCTGTGTATCGGCCATGGTAACCAggttgcagcgcaccaatTCCTGGGTTGGCACGTTCAACCAAATGTCACGTGACTGCGGAGAAGCTACAGTGCTACGTGACAGGGCATGTTGGGCGGCGGGGCGTGTGCTCGTGCGCGGTCTCTGCCATGAGTTCTGCAAGCAAAATTTGCTCGGCCTCGGACAAGATCCCTTTTTCGTGGCGCGCCCGCATCGCACGGATCGTCGATGTGCGTTcttcagcggcgcgtcgcgctgcagcccgCGAGCGTGGCGCAAGTTTCTGCGGGGGCGCCGCAGGTGGTGGGAC
This is a stretch of genomic DNA from Malassezia vespertilionis chromosome 1, complete sequence. It encodes these proteins:
- a CDS encoding uncharacterized protein (TransMembrane:1 (i28-49o); EggNog:ENOG503P4RV); the protein is MADTQRVLSGGRASTAARSDVKVHQIGIGLTVLSLLFFVSSLLSSLAGVPGGSVSYDRVMSTGECDSFSKPGFVDHLPFPVWQPLDESCEASKLLSDFLSSVPIPSTSPVVSLRSNSVSETRREELQQVLANKTVLLVGDVVDRTLLESVCTMLGRSAEPVTSGHVWGQSLNTYAFGGHPPADTTLGHYCYEPTYDILLSTFYHFGTDIHDIWRQQPEYAPPTLFETRMSYLLKPYLEAMNSPMPLIPDMRRRTAPDMVIFSSSLWDLAMWAMEDERENRPAYSDLSPARLKLWRSRMVDMTESLRATVGRHVPIYWRSTPIASTTQHDMADGLLRSIRAEFKPKEEANKHKFVFANRVAQLNNARISMLSLDGKDSIRGTNSNILWTSRSHLQLRNMPFAEITLGQDARLVSYFTQTIDPHALLFWDMAFAALANS